In Lacerta agilis isolate rLacAgi1 chromosome 8, rLacAgi1.pri, whole genome shotgun sequence, one genomic interval encodes:
- the LOC117052059 gene encoding uncharacterized protein K02A2.6-like codes for MIETNSNAREGSAGNMATRGSIEEFNVNEPGEWSDYCDRLKFYLRANRITSAEERRDTFLSVCGKATFKLAKNLISPATLESKTFEELTAVLGNHFEPAPSQLACRQMFYQRYQQSGESASSFVAALRELTRCCEFHDLEEMLRDRFVCGLCDERLQRELVAKKSLTFQEAYDFVISREGADRTVRELRGGQATGVHAVETDTEEGVSDEVTGGALKVFQSSRRQQGSRQLDHRRLLAQSSPKSCDSCGKAHERRFCRFRNAQCRKCKRMGHIARVCRAGDRVLRDGVERDRETGDRSRERLRCWGSEPEIVGQCSSTRIQPQSDSVRPPPRITKVVRIEGVPCELEVDSGSGFTIVSEPTFRRFCPKAGRDCLRPLDFFLRDFNQNPVPVLGVGDFRVQHRKFKGKLRIVVAGGRRPDLLGRDWFEAFGIRLEGAHRIESAPSSFEALCQEFAAVFDGQLGRYTGPPVSFDLDPAVCPIRLKPRRVPFALKPRIDEELDKLVEQGVLEPVSHARWETPIVCPLKANGAVRICADYKCTLNKALQQNAYPVPVVSHVLASLAGGQIFAKLDLAQAYQQLPVDDATAEAQTIVTHRGAFRVKRLQFGVSVAPGIFQGLMERLLKGIPGVIPYFDDILVAGVSSEELISRLREVLARLAKAGLKVKREKCFLGVPQVEFLGFLVDAKGIHPTSAKVTAIRSAPAPQSKKELQSFLGLLNFYHAFLPHKASIAEPLHRLLDDRGTWKWGQREAAAFAAVKDLLSSDSVLTHFREDLPLSLACDASPYGIGAVLSHRLPDGREAPIAYFSRTLSLAERNYAQIDREALALVAGVKKFHDYVYGRPFELVTDHKPLLGLFAPDRQTPQILSARMLRWAMFLSAYTYELVHRAGKALGHADALSRLPLPEPAEDPSPAYGVMSLEDLPQPPVSVADVAAFSAKDRTLARVLDWVWRGWPEGKVTEEFRPYESRRDELSAHKGCLLWGSRVVIPPKLRQRVLEALHEGHPGIVRMKALARSYVWWPKMDEAIEEWVRKCCPCQESRPAMPQAPVHPWEVTKEPWSRLHVDFAGPFQGQTFLIVVDSHSKWLEVIPVTRMTSGVVIRNLRALFVTHGLPDTLVSDNGAQFTSTEFKDFMDVNGIRHVTSAPFHPSTNGQAERMVRTTKDALRRIVYGDWHQRLSSFLLSQHVTPHSTTGRSPAELLMRRRLTTRLDRLHPDRAADRPQEAIKAPRIFQQGDPVYTKNYGSGPAWIPATVSRPTGPVSYEVEVDGTGSLRRHVDQLRQRWPVQEDELSTREVEQLPGQVNREPAVTHPPEAVEVQMGDREAGPVEAERGTEPRLEVEETQAGGSPRESELRRSQRVRTRPRYLKDFDCGLPTMAERGRRLLLLEQRNQNLVSILRNILPGF; via the exons ATGATAGAGACCAACAGCAACGCCCGGGAGGGATCGGCTGGCAATATGGCAACACGTGGCTCAATTGAGGAATTTAATGTCAATGAGCCAGGAGAATGGAGTGATTATTGTGACAGACTTAAGTTTTACCTCCGTGCTAATAGAATTACCAGTGCTGAGGAGCGAAGGGATACGTTCCTCAGTGTGTGCGGAAAGGCTACTTTTAAATTAGCAAAGAACCTTATCTCCCCGGCCACACTTGAGTCAAAGACTTTTGAGGAATTGACTGCGGTGCTTGGCAACCATTTTGAGCCGGCGCCTTCACAATTGGCCTGCCGGCAGATGTTTTACCAGCGGTACCAGCAGAGTGGAGAGTCGGCGTCATCGTTTGTGGCTGCCTTGAGGGAACTCACCCGCTGTTGTGAGTTCCACGATCTGGAGGAGATGCTGAGGGATCGTTTTGTGTGTGGCCTGTGTGatgagaggctgcagagggaattGGTTGCCAAGAAGTCTTTGACCTTCCAGGAAGCTTATGACTTTGTCATCTCCCGGGAGGGGGCAGACCGCACAGTTCGAGAGCTCCGTGGTGGACAGGCGACTGGTGTGCATGCGGTGGAGACTGACACAGAGGAAGGCGTGTCGGACGAGGTAACGGGGGGAGCATTGAAGGTGTTTCAGTCCTCCCGCCGGCAGCAAGGAAGTCGACAGCTTGATCATCGCCGACTGCTGGCCCAGTCGTCCCCCAAGAGCTGTGACAGTTGCGGAAAAGCACACGAGCGACGGTTTTGCAGGTTCCGCAACGCCCAGTGTCGGAAGTGTAAGAGGATGGGCCATATTGCCCGAGTCTGTCGGGCTGGAGACCGAGTGCTGCGAGATGGAGTGGAGAGAGATCGAGAGACTGGAGATCGTTCAAGAGAGAgactgaggtgctggggctcagaGCCTGAGATTGTGGGTCAGTGTTCTTCGACCCGTATTCAGCCCCAAAGTGATAGTGTACGGCCACCACCAAGGATCACGAAAGTGGTTCGCATAGAGGGGGTGCCCTGTGAACTGGAAGTGGACTCTGGGTCGGGGTTCACGATTGTTTCAGAGCCCACTTTCCGCAGGTTTTGCCCCAAAGCGGGCCGCGATTGTCTTCGTCCCCTGGATTTCTTTTTAAGAGACTTTAATCAGAATCCGGTGCCTGTCCTAGGTGTTGGGGATTTTCGCGTCCAGCACAgaaaatttaaaggcaaactgcGAATTGTGGTTGCAGGGGGCCGGCGGCCGGACTTATTGGGGCGTGATTGGTTTGAGGCCTTCGGCATCCGCCTAGAGGGGGCCCACAGAATAGAGTCGGCACCGTCTTCTTTTGAGGCATTGTGCCAGGAGTTCGCAGCTGTTTTTGACGGACAATTGGGACGATACACAGGGCCGCCGGTGTCCTTCGATCTGGACCCGGCTGTTTGCCCTATCCGACTGAAGCCGCGCCGTGTGCCCTTTGCATTGAAGCCGAGGATCGATGAAGAGTTGGACAAGCTTGTGGAGCAGGGGGTGCTGGAGCCCGTCTCGCATGCCCGCTGGGAGACCCCAATCGTGTGCCCTTTGAAGGCAAATGGCGCAGTACGGATCTGCGCGGATTACAAGTGCACTCTGAATAAGGCACTGCAGCAAAATGCCTACCCGGTGCCAGTGGTAAGCCACGTGCTCGCGTCCCTGGCAGGGGGGCAGATTTTTGCAAAATTAGACCTGGCGCAGGCCTACCAACAGCTCCCGGTAGACGACGCCACAGCGGAGGCGCAGACAATTGTTACTCACCGGGGAGCATTTCGAGTTAAGCGTTTGCAGTTTGGGGTCAGCGTGGCCCCAGGAATTTTTCAGGGACTGATGGAGCGACTACTTAAGGGAATCCCGGGGGTAATTCCCTATTTTGATGATATACTAGTCGCCGGGGTGTCCTCAGAGGAACTGATTTCCCGCCTCCGTGAAGTTCTGGCCCGCCTTGCAAAAGCTGGCCTTAAGGTTAAGCGGGAGAAGTGCTTCTTGGGAGTTCCCCAAGTAGAGTTCCTGGGGTTCCTGGTTGACGCCAAGGGTATCCATCCTACTTCTGCGAAAGTTACTGCCATCAGGAGTGCGCCAGCCCCACAGTCAAAGAAAGAGCTGCAGTCGTTCTTGGGGCTTCTCAATTTTTATCATGCCTTCCTTCCACATAAGGCGTCTATCGCGGAACCACTACATCGTCTGCTTGATGACCGGGGAACTTGGAAGTGGGGGCAGCGGGAAGCTGCTGCTTTCGCCGCAGTAAAGGACTTACTTTCGTCCGATAGTGTTCTTACCCATTTCCGTGAAGATCTGCCTTTGTCGTTGGCTTGTGATGCATCTCCTTACGGGATTGGAGCCGTGCTGAGCCACCGGTTACCGGATGGGCGGGAGGCTCCCATTGCTTATTTTTCTCGAACTTTGTCGTTGGCCGAGAggaactatgctcaaattgaccgGGAGGCTCTGGCATTGGTCGCAGGAGTAAAAAAGTTCCATGATTATGTTTATGGGCGCCCGTTCGAGCTTgtgactgaccacaagccgctgctAGGGTTGTTTGCGCCAGACCGTCAAACACCGCAGATCTTGTCAGCCCGCATGTTGCGGTGGGCCATGTTTTTGTCAGCCTACACGTATGAACTGGTGCATCGAGCGGGTAAAGCCCTGGGCCATGCAGACGCCCTCAGTCGGTTGCCATTGCCAGAGCCGGCTGAGGATCCATCACCGGCTTATGGCGTTATGTCCTTGGAAGACCTGCCGCAACCCCCTGTTAGTGTTGCAGATGTGGCTGCTTTTTCAGCCAAAGATCGCACTTTGGCGCGTGTtttggactgggtgtggagggggtggccggAGGGCAAGGTCACAGAGGAATTCCGGCCATACGAGTCCCGGCGAGATGAACTGTCAGCTCATAAAGGGTGTCTATTGTGGGGGAGCCGGGTTGTGATCCCCCCAAAGCTGCGACAGCGAGTGTTGGAAGCACTGCACGAGGGTCATCCGGGAATTGTAAGAATGAAGGCATTGGCTCGCAGCTACGTGTGGTGGCCGAAAATGGATGAGGCCATCGAAGAATGGGTGCGGAAGTGTTGTCCGTGCCAAGAATCAAGGCCAGCAATGCCTCAAGCCCCGGTGCACCCATGGGAAGTTACCAAGGAGCCATGGTCACGTTTACATGTGGACTTTGCAGGGCCATTTCAGGGCCAGACATTCTTGATTGTGGTAGATTCACACTCCAAATGGCTGGAGGTTATACCAGTGACCCGCATGACCTCAGGTGTTGTTATACGGAACCTGAGAGCCTTGTTTGTGACCCACGGGCTGCCTGACACTCTCGTGTCAGATAATGGGGCACAGTTTACATCAACTGAGTTCAAGGATTTTATGGACGTTAATGGAATCCGCCATGTCACCTCGGCCCCATTCCACCCGTCTACAAATGGTCAAGCAGAAAGAATGGTGCGCACCACTAAGGACGCGCTGCGGCGGATAGTCTACGGAGATTGGCACCAGCGACTCTCATCCTTTTTACTATCACAGCATGTAACACCACACTCAACAACTGGGAGGAGCCCAGCAGAGTTACTGATGAGGAGGCGCCTGACGACTCGCTTAGATAGACTGCATCCGGATCGTGCGGCGGATCGGCCGCAGGAGGCTATCAAGGCACCTCGTATTTTCCAACAGGGGGACCCTGTTTATACTAAGAACTATGGGTCCGGCCCTGCATGGATTCCAGCCACAGTTTCCAGGCCAActggccctgtgtcatacgaggttGAGGTAGACGGCACAGGTAGTCTTCGTCGCCATGTCGACCAACTACGGCAGCGGTGGCCCGTCCAGGAGGATGAATTGTCCACAAGGGAAGTGGAGCAATTGCCAGGGCAGGTCAACAGAGAACCAGCAGTCACCCATCCCCCTGAGGCAGTTGAAGTCCAAATGGGAGACAGGGAGGCCGGGCCGGTAGAGGCTGAGAGGGGAACCGAGCCACGGCTAGAAGTTGAAGAGACCCAGGCGGGGGGCAGCCCCCGGGAGTCCGAGCTCAGACGGTCTCAGAGGGTGCGAACCCGTCCGCGATATCTGAAGGACTTTGACTGTGG GCTGCCCACCATGGCGGAGCGAGGGAGAAGGCTTCTCTTGCTGGAACAGCGGAATCAGAATCTGGTGAGCATCCTTCGGAACATCCTGCCTGGCTTCTAA